TCCTGCTTGTGGAGCTCTGAATCCTTGAATGGCCAAAAGATGCTGCTCAGGAAGAGAAAGCAGGGGGAAAATTAGCCATGACACTGTGATCTTATTACTTATTACATGCGATAGAAAGCCCGAAGGCCAAGGAATCATAACTCCTTGAACTTCGGGTTTTTATCTGGATCCAATACTCTTTCTTGATACTCTTCTTGTTTAAATACTAATCTTGTTCAAATAAAAGATATATTGTCCGGTTTGGGATCGAAAAGATCGCTGACGGCTTTAGCAAATGTAAGATAAAGCTTCTTAAAATCATCATCCACCGGAGGATGCATAAAGCTTTGCACGAGATTACGGTAATACCATTCCTGCTTCTCTCTGCCCCGGTTAAACCGCGTCCAAAGCTTCTCGCCTTCTTTTTGATAGTCTTCCAGCATCGTCAGAACATTATGCAGCTTGTCGGCGCAGGCTACGGCCTTGATCACCGGTATCGCCGTTTTCAGGTATTCAATGGTATGTTCTTTGCGTTCTTCCCACGGCAGCGATTTATCCGGTTCTGAACACCCTTCTACGATCAGGGCAACCTTGTTGCCAAATTTATTGCGGAGATATTCCAGATTAATGATGGTATCCTCAACGGTATCATGCAGGATGCCAGCAACAACAATGTCTTCCGCACATCCTTCTTTCTGCAGGATCATCCCAACTGCATACGGGTGTGTAATATAGGGCGTATTGGTCCCTTTCCTGAACTGACTCTTATGGGCATTTGCTGCGATGTCTATTGCGGCGAATACTTTGTTCATTCTTCCTCCTAA
This genomic stretch from Dehalobacter restrictus DSM 9455 harbors:
- a CDS encoding HD domain-containing protein, with the protein product MNKVFAAIDIAANAHKSQFRKGTNTPYITHPYAVGMILQKEGCAEDIVVAGILHDTVEDTIINLEYLRNKFGNKVALIVEGCSEPDKSLPWEERKEHTIEYLKTAIPVIKAVACADKLHNVLTMLEDYQKEGEKLWTRFNRGREKQEWYYRNLVQSFMHPPVDDDFKKLYLTFAKAVSDLFDPKPDNISFI